The nucleotide window GCCGCGCAGCCCGTGCTCGGTCAGCAGCTCCCGCAGGGCGTGAGCGACCCGGACGGCGTCGGCGAAGCCGGTGCCGGGCTGCGGGTCGAGGTCGATCCGCAGTTCGTCGGGGTGCTCGGTGTCGGTCCGGCGGACGGGCCACGGATGGAACGTCAGACACCCCAGGTTGGCCGCCCAGAGCACGGCCGCGGGCTCGGTGGGGCACATCTCGTCGGCGAACCGCCCGCTGGGGAAGGCGATCCGGGCGGTGGGCAGCCAGTCGGGCAGTCCCTTGGGCGCCCGCTTCTGGTAGAAGAACTCGCCCTCCACGCCGTCGGGAAAGCGCTGCATGGTGGTGGGCCGGTCGCGCAGGCCCCGCAGCACCCCGTCGGCGACGGCGAGGTAGTACTGCGCGACATCCAGCTTGGTGAAGCCGCGCTCCGGGTAATACGTCTTGTCGGGGTGCGACAGGCGCACCGTGCGCCCCGCGACGTCCAGCTCGACAGCTCCGCCTCCGGCCATGACTCCACGTTAGGTTCCGTGCCGCGGCGCCGCGCGCCGGGCGAACGGTGTGCCGCCCGCATCCGGCGCGCGGGAAGCGCCGCCGGCCGTCAGGATCGGGACATGGATCTGCCCGTGATGCCCCCGGTCTCCCCGATGCTCGCGAAGCTGGTGACCGACATTCCCGCCGGCATGCAGTACGAGGCCAAGTGGGACGGCTTCCGCGTCATCGTCTTCCGGGACGGCGACGACGTCGAGATCACCAGCCGCACCACGAAGCCGCTCACCCGCTACTTCCCCGAAGTGGTCACGGCGGTGCGGGCCGAGCTGCCGCGGCGCTGTGTCCTCGACGGCGAGATCGTCATCGCCCATGACGGCCGGCTGCACTTCGAGGAGCTGCTGGAGCGCATCCACCCGGCCGACTCCCGGGTCCGGACCCTCGCCGAGCGCACACCCGCCTCGCTCGTCGCCTTCGACCTGCTGGCGCTGGACAACGCCGCGCTGGTGCACGAGCCGCAGACGGCGCGCCGGGAGGCCCTGGTCGAGGCGCTGCGCCCGGCCCGTGCCCCGGTGTACACCGCGCCCGCCACCACGGATCAGGAGCTGGCGCGCCGCTGGTTCACCCAGTTCGAGGGGGCGGGGCTGGACGGGGTCGTCGCCAAGCCGCTCGATCTGCCGTACCGGCCCGGTGACCGCGCGATGTTCAAGATCAAACATGCCCGGACCGCGGACTGTGTGGTCGCGGGGTACCGGCTGCACAAGAGCGGGCCGGTGGTCGGCTCCCTGCTGCTCGGCCTGCACGACGACGCCGGGCACCTGCAGCACGTCGGGGTGTGCGCGTCGTTCCCCATGGCCAGGCGGCGCGCGCTGGTCGAGGAGCTGGCGCCGCTGCGGATGGCGGACGCCGCGGGGCATCCGTGGGGCGCGTGGACCGACGAGGCGGCGCATGCCTCGCGGCGGATGCCGGGCGGGCCCAGCCGCTGGAGCGGCGGCAAGGACCTGTCGTGGGTGCCGTTGCGCCCGGAGCGGGTGTGCGAGGTCGCCTATGACCACATGGAGGGCGACAGATTCCGGCACACCGCCCAGTTCCGCCACTGGCGCCCGGACCGTACGCCGGAGAGCTGCACCTACGCCCAGCTGGAGGAGCCGGTGCACTACGACCTGGGGGAGCTGCTGCGGGGCTGACCGCGGGAGCGGGCCGGTGCCGTGCCGGGCGCGGGCCGTTCAGTGGTCGTTCTCCGGGGGCCAGCGGCGCCGGGTCTCCCCCGGCGCGAGGCGGTCGACGACCTCCGCGAGTTCCCGGCAGGCGTACTCGATCTTGTGGCGGATGCTGTACTGCTCGGCGATGACCGCCGACAGCAGCAGCGCGGTGAGCGCCGCGGACGCGTTGAGGGCCTGGAGGTTGATCATCGCCTCCAGCAGACTCTGTCCCCGGAACGGTCCCCGGCGGCCGTTCGCCGCCGTGATGGCCAGGACGGACACCAGCAGCACGATCGGGGCCGCGCCCGCCAGCTGGAAACGCAGCGCCGCCCACACGATCAGCGGAAAGACCAGGAACAGCAGCGAGAGTTCACTGGTGACCGCCACATACGTGACCACGACCGAGGCGGTCAGCAGGATCGCCGCCTCGGCCCACCGGTAGCCGGGTACGTCCCGGGGCCGGCGGAGCGTACGGCAGGCGAGGAGCAGCGGGGTGACGACGAGGATGCCCATCGCGTCGCCCACCCACCACGCCGCCCAGGTCTTCCAGAAGCCGCCGGCCGGCAGCACCCCGCTCAGGAGAAGCGTCCCGGTGCCCACCGTGGCGCTGATCAGCATTCCGGCGAACGCGCCGAGGGCGACCAGCGCCACCCCGTCGCGCAGCCGGTCGAGTGCGGTGCGAAAGCCCACCCTGCGCAGCATCCAGTAGGCGCACACCGGGGCCAGGGTGTTGCCCGCCATGATGCCGATGACGGAGACCTGGAGATCGCTGATCGAGGCGACGACCAGGAGGGTGCCGAGCGCGATGCCGGGCCAGGTCCGCAGGCCCAGCAGGAGCAGACAGCTCAGCGAGATGCCCGTGGGCGGCCAGAGCGGCGTGACCTGGGCACCGGCGATCACCACCTGCTCCAGCAGGCCGATCCGTGCGGAGGCGTAGTAGACGCCGGCGAGGACAAGGATCGTCAGGGCTACCGGTGCGAGACGGCGGAGTTCCTCGGTGCGCACCACACCGGCCATCAGACAACGCCGGTGGCCGGGCACCGGCCGCGACACGCGGCCGTGCGCTCCGGCCACACGCCCGGCCCGCGCTTCACCCGGCTCTGGGCGCCGCCGCGTCGAAGCGCAGCACGATCACCGCGGAGTCGTCGGTGTGCCCGGTGAATTCGGCCACGCTCATCGCCACGTCGGCCACCGTGGCCGGGTCGCCGCCGGCATTGGCGCTGACCAGCCGGGTCACCTGAGCCAGCCCGGCCTCGATCGGGAACGAGGGCCCCTCGACCACCCCGTCGGTGAGCAGGACGAATGCGCCCGCCGTGGTGAACCGCCGGCGGGTCACCGGATAGTCCTCCCCCGCGACGATGCCGAGCGGCAGGCCCCCGGGGTCGTCGGCGAGGCCGTGCCGGCCGTCGGTGGTGGCCCAGATGCCGGGCACATGACCGGCCCGGGCGCTGGACAGCTCCCAGGCGACCGGGTCGAAGCGGACGAAGGTGCAGGTCGCGAAGAGCCCGCAGTCGACCGAGAGCAGCAGGTCGTTGGCCCGCCTCAGCACCTCCCCCGGGTCGGGGGCGTGGACGGCGACGGCGCGCAGCCCGAAGCGGATCTGGCCCATGAAGGCGGCCGCCTCGACGTCGTGCCCCTGCACATCGCCGATGCAGAAGGCGAGCGAGCCGTCGGGCAGCGGGAAGCCGTCGTACCAGTCGCCCCCGATGTCCAGTCCGTGCCGGGCGGGGGCGTACGTGGCGGCGGCGCGCAGGCCCGGTACCACGGGCAGGACGGTCGGCAGCATGTCGTGCTGGAGCGCCTCGGCCAGCTCCACCCGGGCCCGCTGCTTCTCGGCGCCCTCCCGCGCCTGGGCGGTCAGCCGGCCGAGCGTGGTCAGCAGATCGTCGGCGCTCGCGGACCGCGGGGGACGACGCCGCAGCATGGATCGCTCCAAGGTGCGTCGGTGCAGGAGCCGCCGCGGGGCCACACTCCGTGCGGTGCTCCGCGTGGGCCGTCTGACCTGGCTTCATGGGGACCCCTGGGGGGTCCGCCTTTCCGGGTTCATCTTATTTCTGCGGTCCGACTTCCGCTTGACGGCCGTCCGGCGGGGCGCACTCCCGCCGGACGGCCGGTCCCGCGCCGGGCTCAGGCGGTGGCCGCCGCGCGGGGTGCCTGCAGATGCCGGACGCCGGACCGTACCGCCCAGAAGAAGACCGCGAGCGCGAGGGCGGCGACGGTGAGGGAGTCGTACGGGGCGGGCAGCCGGCCGGAGCCCTCGAAGGTGCCCAGCCAGGAGAGCAGCGTCAGGGCGACGAGGTAGACCACCAGCCAGGCGCCGGTGCGGAGTTCGGCACCGAGCGGGCGGCGCGGGCCGGCGCCGTCGGCCTCCGGGGCGTCCTGGTCGGCCCGGGCGGCGGGGCGGCGCATGGCCAGGAAGATCAGCAGGCCGCCGAGGACGAGCGGCAGCGCGAGCCGCAGGTCCTGCCAGCCCGACCAGTAGACGAACTCGCTGGACACCACGAAGCTGAGCGGCGCGATCCAGCGCAGCCCCGGGACCCAGCCCGCGGTGTGGCCGCCCGGCTCGGCGCGGAAGACGGCGACCGCGACCGCGGAGGCGGCGTAGATCAGCAGATACATGTCGCCCATGACGCTGACGATGTCCTGCCAGCCGCCGAACGGCAGCAGGAAGACCACGATGACGACGAGGTTGATCACCAGGGCCCGGCGCGGGATGCCGAACCGCTGGTTGACCTTCATGAAGTACCGGGGAATGGTGCCGTTCTTGGCGAGCGCGTAGGTGTGCCGGGCGTCGATCGCCACGCCCACGTACGCCGAGCCGCCGGGCGAGACCACCGCGTCCGCGTAGAGCAGGCTGGACAGCCAGTGCAGGTTGAGGATCAGGGCGAGCTGTCCGAACGGCGAGTCGAAGGAGACCCCCTGCCAGCCGTGGCCGAGCAGGTTCTCCGGGACGGTGAAGAGGAACGCCAGCTGCAGGGCCAGGTACATCAGGACGGCGAGGCCGATCCCGCTGAGGACGGCGCCGGGGATGGTCCGGCGGGGGTTGCGGGTCTCGCCGGAGAAGTCCAGCGGCGCCTGGAAGCCGTTGACGGAGTAGACGATGCCGCCGCCGGCCAGCGCGGTCAGGCAGGCGACATAGCCGTACGGCGCGAATCCGCCGTGGTCCGTCAGCCGGCCGGAGTGCCAGCCCGAGGCGATCAGCGCGATCACGGTGACCACCGGGACGACGATCTTGAACACCGAGACCAGGTTGTTGAGCGTGGCGAACATCCGCACCGCGAACCAGTTCAGCACCGTCAGCAGCACGCTGAGCCCGGCGGCCAGGGCCAGCCCGGAGAGGGTGAGGGTGTGGCCGTTGTAGAGGCCCGGGAGGTAGTGCGCGGCGTACTGCATGATCGCGCTGATCTCGGCCGCGGTGCCGCCCACCGACAGCAGCGTGGACCAGCCGATGAGGGTGCCGACGAGCCGGCCGCTGGCGAACAGCGGCCAGCGGACCGTGCCGCCGCCCTCCGGCCGGGACGCGCCGAGCTCGATCATCACCAGGGCGACCAGTGCGCACAGCACGCCGGCGCCCACCCAGGACAGCAGTGCGGCGGGGCCGGCGGTCTGTGCCGCGTACATGGCGGCGAACAGCCAGCCGGAGCCGACGATATTGGAGAAGCCGATGCCCGTCAGCCCCCAGAAGCCCAGGTCACGGCGCAATCGGCGCTCCTGCGCCTGCACTTCCGGCGCGCCGGCGCCCTCTCCCCCGGCTGATACCTGACGCTCCGTCACGGAAAACGGCCTCCTTGATTCACTGTTCCGGCTCGCCGGACCCTACTCGACCGGCGGCGAGCGGAAATGTCCCGCTCCACCAGCGGACACTTCCTCCACACGGCGTGCCGCCACGGCGCCGGAGCGTGCGGCGTCCGGCCGGGAGGGCAGCGACCGGACGCAGGGGAACGCGGGAGCGCACGGCCGCGCGGGGCGCAGCCGACACAAAGAATTCATATGGCGAGCGACACCCGGCGGACCGCAGCGGACCGCGGCGGCACTCACGCCAGCCGATCCGCCGGAATGCCGAAGGTCGCCGCCAGCCCCGCCCGGCCGGCCTCGGTGAGGTGGACGACGCGGCGGTACTTCCCGTGGCGGAGCCACTCCAGGGCGAACATCCGAGCGGTGAGCGCGGCACCGAGCCCGCCGGCGAGGTGGTGGCGCCGCTCCGCCCAGTCGACGCAGTAGCGGACGGACGCCCGGCGGCGCGGGAGCCGTTCGGTGTCGACACCGAAGGCGGTCAGCTCCGTGTGGCCGTGCGGGGTGAGCACGTAGACGGGGTCGGCGGGATCGACGGCGTCGTCCCCGGCCGGCTCGGCGGTGAGGATGCCCTGCACCTGGAGGGCGCTCATCACGGCGACGCCCAGCCGGCCCGCGAGGTGGTCGTAGCAGAGCCGGGCGCGCAGCAGGGCCTTGGCGCGGGTGTCGGCGTTCAGCGAGCGGACCGGCAGCGGGCGGGCGATCAGGGCGAGTTGTTCCAGGGCGCGGGCGACGTCCGTCGTGGCGAGCCGGTAGTAGCGGTGGCGGCCGTCGAGTTCGACGGTCAGCAGCCGGGCGTCGAGGAGCTTGGCGAGATGTCCGCTGATGGTGGAGTTGCTGACGCCGGCCTCGGCGGCCAGGGCGCTGGCCGGCAGCGCACCGCCGCCGGCCAGCGCCAGCAGCACCCTGGCCCGGGAGGGGTCGCCGATCACCGCCGCGACCTGGGCTATATCGGCTTCGCTGCGCACATCCATGATTTCGACGGTACGCCGGGGATGCTTCGGCAGACAGCGAAAGGTCGCCGTACGGGTCCCGCCCCCCGGCTCCCCCCGGCTCCCACCCGGGTCCCGTACGGCGAGCACGCTTCGGCCGCCGCCGTACCGACCCGGCTCGACACTGGCCGTATGCCGACGATCTGCCCGCCCGCCGCGCCCCCACGGACCACGAGCCGGAGCCCGACACTGCCGCTGGTGGCCCTCTGCCTGGGCTACTTCATGGTCATTCTGGACGTCACCGTCGTCACGGTGGCCCTCCCGGTGATCGGCACCTCCCTGCACGCCGGGGTGACCGGACTCCAGTGGGTGGTGGACGGCTACACCGTGGTGTGCGCGGGGCTGTTGCTGTTCTGCGGCGGGCTCGGCGACCGGCTGGGCGGCAAGGCGGTGTTCCTGGGCGGGCTGCTGGTGTTCACCCTCGCCTCCGCGGGGTGCGCACTCGCCCCCACCGTCACGGTGCTGGTCGTGGCGCGGCTGGTGCAGGGCCTGGGGGCGGCGCTGATGGTGCCGGCTTCGCTGGCGCTGCTGCGGACGGCGTATCCCGAACGGGCCGCGCGCGCCCGGGCGTTCGGCGTCTGGGGCACCGTCGCGGGCCTGGCCGCCGGGGCCGGGCCGGTCCTGGGCGGCGTGCTGGTCACCGGTCTCGGCTGGCGGTCGGTCTTCCTCCTCAATCTGCCCGTCGGCCTCGCCGCGCTGCTCCTGACCGTGCGTCACGTACCGCACTCCCCCGCCGGCCGCGCCCGCCGCGGCCTGGACCTGCCGGCGCAGGCCGCGGCGGCGGTGGCGCTGGCCGCCCTGGCCACGGGGTGCATCGAGGCCGGGGCGCTGGGCTGGACCCGTCCGGCCGTTCTCGGCGCCTTCGCGGCCTCCGTGTGCGGAGCCCTCGCGTTCCTGGTCCTGGAGCGGCGTGCCCGGGCGCCGATGCTGCCGCTCGCGCTCTTCCGCGTCCGCGCCTTCTCGGCCTCCGCGGTCATCGGCGTCCTGCTCAACGCGGGTTTCTACGGGCTGCTGTTCCTCGCCCCGCTGTACTTCCAGCAGGTGCACCACTACAGCGCACTGCGCACGGGCTGTGCGCTGCTGCCGGCCGTGGGAGTGGTGGCCCTCGGCTCCGCGCTGGCCGGACGGCTCACGGCGCGCACCGGACCGCGGCTGCCCATGGTGGCCGGGCTGCTGGTGGGCGCGGCCGGGCTCCTCGGCTGGCTGGCGGCGGGCCCGGACACGCCCTGGGCCGCGCTGGCGGCCCCCATGGCCTGCGTCGGTTTCGGTACCGCGCTGACCATGCCGGCCTCGACCGCGGCGGTGATGGAGGCCGCGCCCGGCGAACGCGGTGGCGTGGCGGCCGCGGTGTTCAACGCCGCACGGCAGACCGGCAGCGCCCTGG belongs to Streptomyces sp. NBC_01454 and includes:
- a CDS encoding MFS transporter codes for the protein MPTICPPAAPPRTTSRSPTLPLVALCLGYFMVILDVTVVTVALPVIGTSLHAGVTGLQWVVDGYTVVCAGLLLFCGGLGDRLGGKAVFLGGLLVFTLASAGCALAPTVTVLVVARLVQGLGAALMVPASLALLRTAYPERAARARAFGVWGTVAGLAAGAGPVLGGVLVTGLGWRSVFLLNLPVGLAALLLTVRHVPHSPAGRARRGLDLPAQAAAAVALAALATGCIEAGALGWTRPAVLGAFAASVCGALAFLVLERRARAPMLPLALFRVRAFSASAVIGVLLNAGFYGLLFLAPLYFQQVHHYSALRTGCALLPAVGVVALGSALAGRLTARTGPRLPMVAGLLVGAAGLLGWLAAGPDTPWAALAAPMACVGFGTALTMPASTAAVMEAAPGERGGVAAAVFNAARQTGSALGVALFGTLVAPGLVPGLHLSVLIGAAGFLTAAALAARRIPGSGRAGAADRG
- a CDS encoding ArsR/SmtB family transcription factor; the protein is MDVRSEADIAQVAAVIGDPSRARVLLALAGGGALPASALAAEAGVSNSTISGHLAKLLDARLLTVELDGRHRYYRLATTDVARALEQLALIARPLPVRSLNADTRAKALLRARLCYDHLAGRLGVAVMSALQVQGILTAEPAGDDAVDPADPVYVLTPHGHTELTAFGVDTERLPRRRASVRYCVDWAERRHHLAGGLGAALTARMFALEWLRHGKYRRVVHLTEAGRAGLAATFGIPADRLA
- a CDS encoding APC family permease: MTERQVSAGGEGAGAPEVQAQERRLRRDLGFWGLTGIGFSNIVGSGWLFAAMYAAQTAGPAALLSWVGAGVLCALVALVMIELGASRPEGGGTVRWPLFASGRLVGTLIGWSTLLSVGGTAAEISAIMQYAAHYLPGLYNGHTLTLSGLALAAGLSVLLTVLNWFAVRMFATLNNLVSVFKIVVPVVTVIALIASGWHSGRLTDHGGFAPYGYVACLTALAGGGIVYSVNGFQAPLDFSGETRNPRRTIPGAVLSGIGLAVLMYLALQLAFLFTVPENLLGHGWQGVSFDSPFGQLALILNLHWLSSLLYADAVVSPGGSAYVGVAIDARHTYALAKNGTIPRYFMKVNQRFGIPRRALVINLVVIVVFLLPFGGWQDIVSVMGDMYLLIYAASAVAVAVFRAEPGGHTAGWVPGLRWIAPLSFVVSSEFVYWSGWQDLRLALPLVLGGLLIFLAMRRPAARADQDAPEADGAGPRRPLGAELRTGAWLVVYLVALTLLSWLGTFEGSGRLPAPYDSLTVAALALAVFFWAVRSGVRHLQAPRAAATA
- a CDS encoding MASE1 domain-containing protein; the encoded protein is MVRTEELRRLAPVALTILVLAGVYYASARIGLLEQVVIAGAQVTPLWPPTGISLSCLLLLGLRTWPGIALGTLLVVASISDLQVSVIGIMAGNTLAPVCAYWMLRRVGFRTALDRLRDGVALVALGAFAGMLISATVGTGTLLLSGVLPAGGFWKTWAAWWVGDAMGILVVTPLLLACRTLRRPRDVPGYRWAEAAILLTASVVVTYVAVTSELSLLFLVFPLIVWAALRFQLAGAAPIVLLVSVLAITAANGRRGPFRGQSLLEAMINLQALNASAALTALLLSAVIAEQYSIRHKIEYACRELAEVVDRLAPGETRRRWPPENDH
- a CDS encoding PP2C family protein-serine/threonine phosphatase; this translates as MLRRRPPRSASADDLLTTLGRLTAQAREGAEKQRARVELAEALQHDMLPTVLPVVPGLRAAATYAPARHGLDIGGDWYDGFPLPDGSLAFCIGDVQGHDVEAAAFMGQIRFGLRAVAVHAPDPGEVLRRANDLLLSVDCGLFATCTFVRFDPVAWELSSARAGHVPGIWATTDGRHGLADDPGGLPLGIVAGEDYPVTRRRFTTAGAFVLLTDGVVEGPSFPIEAGLAQVTRLVSANAGGDPATVADVAMSVAEFTGHTDDSAVIVLRFDAAAPRAG
- a CDS encoding ATP-dependent DNA ligase, whose amino-acid sequence is MDLPVMPPVSPMLAKLVTDIPAGMQYEAKWDGFRVIVFRDGDDVEITSRTTKPLTRYFPEVVTAVRAELPRRCVLDGEIVIAHDGRLHFEELLERIHPADSRVRTLAERTPASLVAFDLLALDNAALVHEPQTARREALVEALRPARAPVYTAPATTDQELARRWFTQFEGAGLDGVVAKPLDLPYRPGDRAMFKIKHARTADCVVAGYRLHKSGPVVGSLLLGLHDDAGHLQHVGVCASFPMARRRALVEELAPLRMADAAGHPWGAWTDEAAHASRRMPGGPSRWSGGKDLSWVPLRPERVCEVAYDHMEGDRFRHTAQFRHWRPDRTPESCTYAQLEEPVHYDLGELLRG